The Thermodesulfovibrionales bacterium genome contains the following window.
AACTAAAGAGATAAACCCTAAAAAGCCATTATGAATTTTGGGGTTTTGCTTCTTGAAGTTGCGTAAATTGATGAAAGAATGACGTACGCGGGAACGCCAGTACGCAAAGAAATGCGAATGACATTCCCTTGGTTAAACTACCATAAATTGTCACAGGGGTTCCTTATTTTGTCATTCCATACCTGGGGAGATTCTCAGAAAACAAGTTTTCAAGCCACGGGAATTCATGAGTAAGCGCCTCGAAAAAAAGGCGGATGGATTCTGTTCCATCCGCCTTTTTGGGAAGCATTAAGGGTAATGTCCGCTTTGCATCCCTTAGGAAAAATAATGGCGCGCCCTGAGGGATTCGAACCCCCGACCTGCGGATTCGTAGTCCGACGCTCTATCCAGCTGAGCTAAGGGCGCTTCCTCCTTTATCCCTTCTTGATCCCCTCTTGCAGGCTAAGCCCGAATTTGGGATGTTCAAAGGGGTGGATATTCCGAAGCTCAGGTTTCCCATATAACCACCCCCACTTCTTTCCGGGCTGAGGAAATATCTGATTCCCTTTTTCAAAGACCTTGATCCCTACTGCAGGGTTATTCGGCGCATTTGACGATGATGTTATCTGATCTGGATACATCTTGAAATCGGGAAGAAATTCACCAACGGCCACTTTGAGATCAGAATTGGGTATTTTAAATTCGCTGTTGAGCTTCACGGTAAACTCCTGTGTCTTCTTTGTTGTCTTATCCTCCACAACGAGCTTAACCGCAGACCATTTGCCTTTAACACTTTCAGGGACTACGACCTTCATTTCGCCTTTCGGCATACCCATTCCTGCCGGCGGCATCTGTCCTGCCGGCGGCATCTGCCCTGTCGGCGGCATCTGTCCTGCCGGCGGCATCTGCCCTGTCGACGGCATCTGTCCCATCGGCGGCATCTGTCCCATAGGCGGCACCATCTGAGGGGCATGGGGAACAGGTTGCTCCTCTTTCTTTTTGCACGCGCCGAGACCGAGCGAGAATACCATGACGACTCCCAACCCAATTACCAAGAACCTTCTCATAGTGAGACCTCCTCAATATTTAAATGCAGCATGGGCACTCCTTTTTACTTTTGCGGTCTTGCGACTCGTGGCGGAGAGGCAGGGATTCGAACCCTGGGTGGGGTGTTACCCCCACAACCGCTTAGCAGGCGGCTGCCTTCGACCAGCTCGGCCACCTCTCCTCAAACGAGATATTGTACCAGCTTAAATCCCTCTTTGTAAATGTGTGCCGGAGTCCTTGCGGTCAGGCCGAGTGTCTGCTTTTGTAATCCTCTATAGCCTTCTTCAGGGCATCGGCTCCCAGATTAGAACAGTGCATCTTCTGAGGAGGAAGTCCGCCCAGTTCGTTCGCGACCGCCTCCTTAGAAATTGCCAGGGCCTCTTCAAGGGTCTTTCCCTTCACCATCTCCGTCACCATACTGCTCACGGCTAT
Protein-coding sequences here:
- the nifU gene encoding Fe-S cluster assembly scaffold protein NifU; its protein translation is MYSEKVMDHFTNPRNVGEIADADGVGTEGNPTCGDVMKISIKVEGGKIVDAKFKTFGCGAAIAVSSMVTEMVKGKTLEEALAISKEAVANELGGLPPQKMHCSNLGADALKKAIEDYKSRHSA